One Brienomyrus brachyistius isolate T26 chromosome 24, BBRACH_0.4, whole genome shotgun sequence DNA segment encodes these proteins:
- the LOC125719912 gene encoding uncharacterized protein LOC125719912 isoform X1 produces the protein MLWALTSHQDASACHGQAAWPCSASSELKQDRTLPYCNMGRKCPPQNWAKETHRQAEVSETQTGSRGIRDTDRQQRYQRHRQAAEVSDTQTCSRGIRHTDTQTSSRGIRDTDRQQRYQAHRQAAEVSDTQTGIRDTDTQTGIRDTDRQRYQRHRHTDRYQRHRQAAEVSETQTGSRGIRHTDRYQRHRHTDRDQTHRQAEVSETQTHRQAAETQTGSRGIRDTDTQTGIRDTDRQQRYQTHRHTDRYQTHRQAAEVSDTQTGSRGIRHTDRQQRYQTHIHTHTETMLSDVYKGSHSLAPTLLVPVLGCEHLRLRQGAKFRVTFLSSAAVR, from the exons ATGCTGTGGGCACTAACCTCCCACCAAGACGCCTCCGCCTGCCACGGGCAAGCCGCTTGGCCATGCTCTGCAAGCAGTGAACTGAAACAGGATCGAACTCTCCCTTACTGTAACATGGGCAGAAAATGCCCCCCACAGAACTGGGCAaaggagacacacagacaggcagaggtatcagagacacagacaggcagcagaggtatcagagacacagacaggcagcagaggtatcagagacacagacaggcagcagaggtatcagacacacagacatgcagcagaggtatcagacacacagacacacagacaagcaGCAGAGGtatcagagacacagacaggcagcagaggtatcaggcacacagacaggcagcagaggtatcagacacacagacaggtatcagagacacagacacacagacagggatcagagacacagacaggcagaggtatcagagacacagacacacagacaggtatcagagacacagacaggcagcagaggtatcagagacacagacaggcagcagaggtatcagacacacagacaggtatcagagacacagacacacagacagggatcagacacacagacaggcagaggtatcagagacacagacacacagacaggcagcagag acacagacaggcagcagaggtatcagagacacagacacacagacaggtatcagagacacagacaggcagcagaggtatcagacacacagacacacagacaggtatcagacacacagacaggcagcagaggtatcagacacacagacaggcagcagaggtatcagacacacagacaggcagcagaggtatcagacacacatacacacccacacagaaaCGATGCTTTCTGATGTTTACAAAGGCTCACACTCACTCGCACCCACACTGTTGGTGCCGGTGCTTGGTTGTGAACACCTGCGTTTACGTCAAGGTGCAAAGTTCAGGGTTACCTTTTTGTCATCAGCAGCTGTGAGATGA
- the LOC125719912 gene encoding uncharacterized protein LOC125719912 isoform X2 encodes MLWALTSHQDASACHGQAAWPCSASSELKQDRTLPYCNMGRKCPPQNWAKETHRQAEVSETQTGSRGIRDTDRQQRYQTHRHTDKQQRYQRHRQAAEVSGTQTGSRGIRHTDRYQRHRHTDRDQRHRQAEVSETQTHRQVSETQTGSRGIRDTDRQQRYQTHRQVSETQTHRQGSDTQTGRGIRDTDTQTGSRGIRDTDRQQRYQRHRQAAEVSETQTHRQVSETQTGSRGIRHTDTQTGIRHTDRQQRYQTHRQAAEVSDTQTGSRGIRHTYTPTQKRCFLMFTKAHTHSHPHCWCRCLVVNTCVYVKVQSSGLPFCHQQL; translated from the exons ATGCTGTGGGCACTAACCTCCCACCAAGACGCCTCCGCCTGCCACGGGCAAGCCGCTTGGCCATGCTCTGCAAGCAGTGAACTGAAACAGGATCGAACTCTCCCTTACTGTAACATGGGCAGAAAATGCCCCCCACAGAACTGGGCAaaggagacacacagacaggcagaggtatcagagacacagacaggcagcagaggtatcagagacacagacaggcagcagag gtatcagacacacagacacacagacaagcaGCAGAGGtatcagagacacagacaggcagcagaggtatcaggcacacagacaggcagcagaggtatcagacacacagacaggtatcagagacacagacacacagacagggatcagagacacagacaggcagaggtatcagagacacagacacacagacaggtatcagagacacagacaggcagcagaggtatcagagacacagacaggcagcagaggtatcagacacacagacaggtatcagagacacagacacacagacagggatcagacacacagacaggcagaggtatcagagacacagacacacagacaggcagcagaggtatcagagacacagacaggcagcagaggtatcagagacacagacaggcagcagaggtatcagagacacagacacacagacaggtatcagagacacagacaggcagcagaggtatcagacacacagacacacagacaggtatcagacacacagacaggcagcagaggtatcagacacacagacaggcagcagaggtatcagacacacagacaggcagcagaggtatcagacacacatacacacccacacagaaaCGATGCTTTCTGATGTTTACAAAGGCTCACACTCACTCGCACCCACACTGTTGGTGCCGGTGCTTGGTTGTGAACACCTGCGTTTACGTCAAGGTGCAAAGTTCAGGGTTACCTTTTTGTCATCAGCAGCTGTGA
- the LOC125719912 gene encoding uncharacterized protein LOC125719912 isoform X9 produces the protein MLWALTSHQDASACHGQAAWPCSASSELKQDRTLPYCNMGRKCPPQNWAKETHRQAEVSETQTGSRGIRDTDRQQRYQTHRHTDKQQRYQRHRQAAEVSGTQTGSRGIRHTDRYQRHRHTDRDQRHRQAEVSETQTHRQVSETQTGSRGIRDTDRQQRYQRHRHTDRQQRYQRHRQAAEVSETQTGSRGIRDTDTQTGIRDTDRQQRYQTHRHTDRYQTHRQAAEVSDTQTGSRGIRHTDRQQRYQTHIHTHTETMLSDVYKGSHSLAPTLLVPVLGCEHLRLRQGAKFRVTFLSSAAVR, from the exons ATGCTGTGGGCACTAACCTCCCACCAAGACGCCTCCGCCTGCCACGGGCAAGCCGCTTGGCCATGCTCTGCAAGCAGTGAACTGAAACAGGATCGAACTCTCCCTTACTGTAACATGGGCAGAAAATGCCCCCCACAGAACTGGGCAaaggagacacacagacaggcagaggtatcagagacacagacaggcagcagaggtatcagagacacagacaggcagcagag gtatcagacacacagacacacagacaagcaGCAGAGGtatcagagacacagacaggcagcagaggtatcaggcacacagacaggcagcagaggtatcagacacacagacaggtatcagagacacagacacacagacagggatcagagacacagacaggcagaggtatcagagacacagacacacagacaggtatcagagacacagacaggcagcagaggtatcagagacacagacaggcagcagag gtatcagagacacagacacacagacaggcagcagaggtatcagagacacagacaggcagcagaggtatcagagacacagacaggcagcagaggtatcagagacacagacacacagacaggtatcagagacacagacaggcagcagaggtatcagacacacagacacacagacaggtatcagacacacagacaggcagcagaggtatcagacacacagacaggcagcagaggtatcagacacacagacaggcagcagaggtatcagacacacatacacacccacacagaaaCGATGCTTTCTGATGTTTACAAAGGCTCACACTCACTCGCACCCACACTGTTGGTGCCGGTGCTTGGTTGTGAACACCTGCGTTTACGTCAAGGTGCAAAGTTCAGGGTTACCTTTTTGTCATCAGCAGCTGTGAGATGA
- the LOC125719912 gene encoding uncharacterized protein LOC125719912 isoform X6 gives MLWALTSHQDASACHGQAAWPCSASSELKQDRTLPYCNMGRKCPPQNWAKETHRQAEVSETQTGSRGIRDTDRQQRYQRHRQAAEVSDTQTCSRGIRHTDTQTSSRGIRDTDRQQRYQAHRQAAEVSDTQTGIRDTDTQTGIRDTDRQRYQRHRHTDRYQRHRQAAEVSETQTGSRGIRHTDRYQRHRHTDRDQTHRQAEVSETQTHRQVSETQTGSRGIRHTDTQTGIRHTDRQQRYQTHRQAAEVSDTQTGSRGIRHTYTPTQKRCFLMFTKAHTHSHPHCWCRCLVVNTCVYVKVQSSGLPFCHQQL, from the exons ATGCTGTGGGCACTAACCTCCCACCAAGACGCCTCCGCCTGCCACGGGCAAGCCGCTTGGCCATGCTCTGCAAGCAGTGAACTGAAACAGGATCGAACTCTCCCTTACTGTAACATGGGCAGAAAATGCCCCCCACAGAACTGGGCAaaggagacacacagacaggcagaggtatcagagacacagacaggcagcagaggtatcagagacacagacaggcagcagaggtatcagagacacagacaggcagcagaggtatcagacacacagacatgcagcagaggtatcagacacacagacacacagacaagcaGCAGAGGtatcagagacacagacaggcagcagaggtatcaggcacacagacaggcagcagaggtatcagacacacagacaggtatcagagacacagacacacagacagggatcagagacacagacaggcagaggtatcagagacacagacacacagacaggtatcagagacacagacaggcagcagaggtatcagagacacagacaggcagcagaggtatcagacacacagacaggtatcagagacacagacacacagacagggatcagacacacagacaggcagag gtatcagagacacagacacacagacaggtatcagagacacagacaggcagcagaggtatcagacacacagacacacagacaggtatcagacacacagacaggcagcagaggtatcagacacacagacaggcagcagaggtatcagacacacagacaggcagcagaggtatcagacacacatacacacccacacagaaaCGATGCTTTCTGATGTTTACAAAGGCTCACACTCACTCGCACCCACACTGTTGGTGCCGGTGCTTGGTTGTGAACACCTGCGTTTACGTCAAGGTGCAAAGTTCAGGGTTACCTTTTTGTCATCAGCAGCTGTGA
- the LOC125719912 gene encoding uncharacterized protein LOC125719912 isoform X8: MLWALTSHQDASACHGQAAWPCSASSELKQDRTLPYCNMGRKCPPQNWAKETHRQAEVSETQTGSRGIRDTDRQQRYQRHRQAAEVSDTQTCSRGIRHTDTQTSSRGIRDTDRQQRYQAHRQAAEVSDTQTGIRDTDTQTGIRDTDRQRYQRHRHTDRYQRHRQAAEVSETQTGSRGIRHTDRYQRHRHTDRDQTHRQAEVSETQTHRQAAEVSETQTGSRGIRDTDRQQRYQTHRQAAEVSDTQTGSRGIRHTYTPTQKRCFLMFTKAHTHSHPHCWCRCLVVNTCVYVKVQSSGLPFCHQQL, from the exons ATGCTGTGGGCACTAACCTCCCACCAAGACGCCTCCGCCTGCCACGGGCAAGCCGCTTGGCCATGCTCTGCAAGCAGTGAACTGAAACAGGATCGAACTCTCCCTTACTGTAACATGGGCAGAAAATGCCCCCCACAGAACTGGGCAaaggagacacacagacaggcagaggtatcagagacacagacaggcagcagaggtatcagagacacagacaggcagcagaggtatcagagacacagacaggcagcagaggtatcagacacacagacatgcagcagaggtatcagacacacagacacacagacaagcaGCAGAGGtatcagagacacagacaggcagcagaggtatcaggcacacagacaggcagcagaggtatcagacacacagacaggtatcagagacacagacacacagacagggatcagagacacagacaggcagaggtatcagagacacagacacacagacaggtatcagagacacagacaggcagcagaggtatcagagacacagacaggcagcagaggtatcagacacacagacaggtatcagagacacagacacacagacagggatcagacacacagacaggcagaggtatcagagacacagacacacagacaggcagcagaggtatcagagacacagacaggcagcagaggtatcagagacacagacaggcagcagag gtatcagacacacagacaggcagcagaggtatcagacacacagacaggcagcagaggtatcagacacacatacacacccacacagaaaCGATGCTTTCTGATGTTTACAAAGGCTCACACTCACTCGCACCCACACTGTTGGTGCCGGTGCTTGGTTGTGAACACCTGCGTTTACGTCAAGGTGCAAAGTTCAGGGTTACCTTTTTGTCATCAGCAGCTGTGA
- the LOC125719912 gene encoding uncharacterized protein LOC125719912 isoform X7, translated as MLWALTSHQDASACHGQAAWPCSASSELKQDRTLPYCNMGRKCPPQNWAKETHRQAEVSETQTGSRGIRDTDRQQRYQRHRQAAEVSDTQTCSRGIRHTDTQTSSRGIRDTDRQQRYQAHRQAAEVSDTQTGIRDTDTQTGIRDTDRQRYQRHRHTDRYQRHRQAAEVSETQTGSRGIRHTDRYQRHRHTDRDQTHRQAEVSETQTHRQAAEVSETQTGSRGIRHTDRQQRYQTHRQAAEVSDTQTGSRGIRHTYTPTQKRCFLMFTKAHTHSHPHCWCRCLVVNTCVYVKVQSSGLPFCHQQL; from the exons ATGCTGTGGGCACTAACCTCCCACCAAGACGCCTCCGCCTGCCACGGGCAAGCCGCTTGGCCATGCTCTGCAAGCAGTGAACTGAAACAGGATCGAACTCTCCCTTACTGTAACATGGGCAGAAAATGCCCCCCACAGAACTGGGCAaaggagacacacagacaggcagaggtatcagagacacagacaggcagcagaggtatcagagacacagacaggcagcagaggtatcagagacacagacaggcagcagaggtatcagacacacagacatgcagcagaggtatcagacacacagacacacagacaagcaGCAGAGGtatcagagacacagacaggcagcagaggtatcaggcacacagacaggcagcagaggtatcagacacacagacaggtatcagagacacagacacacagacagggatcagagacacagacaggcagaggtatcagagacacagacacacagacaggtatcagagacacagacaggcagcagaggtatcagagacacagacaggcagcagaggtatcagacacacagacaggtatcagagacacagacacacagacagggatcagacacacagacaggcagaggtatcagagacacagacacacagacaggcagcagaggtatcagagacacagacaggcagcagag gtatcagacacacagacaggcagcagaggtatcagacacacagacaggcagcagaggtatcagacacacagacaggcagcagaggtatcagacacacatacacacccacacagaaaCGATGCTTTCTGATGTTTACAAAGGCTCACACTCACTCGCACCCACACTGTTGGTGCCGGTGCTTGGTTGTGAACACCTGCGTTTACGTCAAGGTGCAAAGTTCAGGGTTACCTTTTTGTCATCAGCAGCTGTGA
- the LOC125719912 gene encoding uncharacterized protein LOC125719912 isoform X3: MLWALTSHQDASACHGQAAWPCSASSELKQDRTLPYCNMGRKCPPQNWAKETHRQAEVSETQTGSRGIRDTDRQQRYQRHRQAAEVSDTQTCSRGIRHTDTQTSSRGIRDTDRQQRYQAHRQAAEVSDTQTGIRDTDTQTGIRDTDRQRYQRHRHTDRYQRHRQAAEVSETQTGSRGIRDTDTQTGSRGIRDTDRQQRYQRHRQAAEVSETQTHRQVSETQTGSRGIRHTDTQTGIRHTDRQQRYQTHRQAAEVSDTQTGSRGIRHTYTPTQKRCFLMFTKAHTHSHPHCWCRCLVVNTCVYVKVQSSGLPFCHQQL, from the exons ATGCTGTGGGCACTAACCTCCCACCAAGACGCCTCCGCCTGCCACGGGCAAGCCGCTTGGCCATGCTCTGCAAGCAGTGAACTGAAACAGGATCGAACTCTCCCTTACTGTAACATGGGCAGAAAATGCCCCCCACAGAACTGGGCAaaggagacacacagacaggcagaggtatcagagacacagacaggcagcagaggtatcagagacacagacaggcagcagaggtatcagagacacagacaggcagcagaggtatcagacacacagacatgcagcagaggtatcagacacacagacacacagacaagcaGCAGAGGtatcagagacacagacaggcagcagaggtatcaggcacacagacaggcagcagaggtatcagacacacagacaggtatcagagacacagacacacagacagggatcagagacacagacaggcagaggtatcagagacacagacacacagacaggtatcagagacacagacaggcagcagaggtatcagagacacagacaggcagcagag gtatcagagacacagacacacagacaggcagcagaggtatcagagacacagacaggcagcagaggtatcagagacacagacaggcagcagaggtatcagagacacagacacacagacaggtatcagagacacagacaggcagcagaggtatcagacacacagacacacagacaggtatcagacacacagacaggcagcagaggtatcagacacacagacaggcagcagaggtatcagacacacagacaggcagcagaggtatcagacacacatacacacccacacagaaaCGATGCTTTCTGATGTTTACAAAGGCTCACACTCACTCGCACCCACACTGTTGGTGCCGGTGCTTGGTTGTGAACACCTGCGTTTACGTCAAGGTGCAAAGTTCAGGGTTACCTTTTTGTCATCAGCAGCTGTGA
- the LOC125719912 gene encoding uncharacterized protein LOC125719912 isoform X5, producing the protein MLWALTSHQDASACHGQAAWPCSASSELKQDRTLPYCNMGRKCPPQNWAKETHRQAEVSETQTGSRGIRDTDRQQRYQRHRQAAEVSDTQTCSRGIRHTDTQTSSRGIRDTDRQQRYQAHRQAAEVSDTQTGIRDTDTQTGIRDTDRQRYQRHRHTDRYQRHRQAAEVSETQTGSRGIRHTDRYQRHRHTDRDQTHRQAEVSETQTHRQAAEVSETQTGSRGIRDTDRQQRYQTHRQAAEVSDTQTGSRGIRHTDRQQRYQTHIHTHTETMLSDVYKGSHSLAPTLLVPVLGCEHLRLRQGAKFRVTFLSSAAVR; encoded by the exons ATGCTGTGGGCACTAACCTCCCACCAAGACGCCTCCGCCTGCCACGGGCAAGCCGCTTGGCCATGCTCTGCAAGCAGTGAACTGAAACAGGATCGAACTCTCCCTTACTGTAACATGGGCAGAAAATGCCCCCCACAGAACTGGGCAaaggagacacacagacaggcagaggtatcagagacacagacaggcagcagaggtatcagagacacagacaggcagcagaggtatcagagacacagacaggcagcagaggtatcagacacacagacatgcagcagaggtatcagacacacagacacacagacaagcaGCAGAGGtatcagagacacagacaggcagcagaggtatcaggcacacagacaggcagcagaggtatcagacacacagacaggtatcagagacacagacacacagacagggatcagagacacagacaggcagaggtatcagagacacagacacacagacaggtatcagagacacagacaggcagcagaggtatcagagacacagacaggcagcagaggtatcagacacacagacaggtatcagagacacagacacacagacagggatcagacacacagacaggcagaggtatcagagacacagacacacagacaggcagcagaggtatcagagacacagacaggcagcagaggtatcagagacacagacaggcagcagag gtatcagacacacagacaggcagcagaggtatcagacacacagacaggcagcagaggtatcagacacacagacaggcagcagaggtatcagacacacatacacacccacacagaaaCGATGCTTTCTGATGTTTACAAAGGCTCACACTCACTCGCACCCACACTGTTGGTGCCGGTGCTTGGTTGTGAACACCTGCGTTTACGTCAAGGTGCAAAGTTCAGGGTTACCTTTTTGTCATCAGCAGCTGTGAGATGA
- the LOC125719912 gene encoding uncharacterized protein LOC125719912 isoform X4 yields the protein MLWALTSHQDASACHGQAAWPCSASSELKQDRTLPYCNMGRKCPPQNWAKETHRQAEVSETQTGSRGIRDTDRQQRYQRHRQAAEVSDTQTCSRGIRHTDTQTSSRGIRDTDRQQRYQAHRQAAEVSDTQTGIRDTDTQTGIRDTDRQRYQRHRHTDRYQRHRQAAEVSETQTGSRGIRHTDRYQRHRHTDRDQTHRQAEVSETQTHRQAAEVSETQTGSRGIRDTDRQQRYQRHRHTDRQQRYQTHRQAAEVSDTQTGSRGIRHTYTPTQKRCFLMFTKAHTHSHPHCWCRCLVVNTCVYVKVQSSGLPFCHQQL from the exons ATGCTGTGGGCACTAACCTCCCACCAAGACGCCTCCGCCTGCCACGGGCAAGCCGCTTGGCCATGCTCTGCAAGCAGTGAACTGAAACAGGATCGAACTCTCCCTTACTGTAACATGGGCAGAAAATGCCCCCCACAGAACTGGGCAaaggagacacacagacaggcagaggtatcagagacacagacaggcagcagaggtatcagagacacagacaggcagcagaggtatcagagacacagacaggcagcagaggtatcagacacacagacatgcagcagaggtatcagacacacagacacacagacaagcaGCAGAGGtatcagagacacagacaggcagcagaggtatcaggcacacagacaggcagcagaggtatcagacacacagacaggtatcagagacacagacacacagacagggatcagagacacagacaggcagaggtatcagagacacagacacacagacaggtatcagagacacagacaggcagcagaggtatcagagacacagacaggcagcagaggtatcagacacacagacaggtatcagagacacagacacacagacagggatcagacacacagacaggcagaggtatcagagacacagacacacagacaggcagcagaggtatcagagacacagacaggcagcagaggtatcagagacacagacaggcagcagaggtatcagagacacagacacacagacag gcagcagaggtatcagacacacagacaggcagcagaggtatcagacacacagacaggcagcagaggtatcagacacacatacacacccacacagaaaCGATGCTTTCTGATGTTTACAAAGGCTCACACTCACTCGCACCCACACTGTTGGTGCCGGTGCTTGGTTGTGAACACCTGCGTTTACGTCAAGGTGCAAAGTTCAGGGTTACCTTTTTGTCATCAGCAGCTGTGA